The Trypanosoma brucei gambiense DAL972 chromosome 10, complete sequence genome has a segment encoding these proteins:
- a CDS encoding chaperone protein DNAj, putative — protein sequence MGIDYYKVLGVSRDASPSDIKKAYHQLALKYHPDKASGNREEAERLFKEVAEAYDVLSDEKKKKIYDSYGEEGLKGGVPDGSSGGPGGAGFHGFSSGGGTYNFSNRDAFKVFESFFGSNDPFAGGDMFGGGPGLHRVFRGFGGPHGFMSGFGSPEMSPAHEVPPLEYTFSCTLEEIYSGCTKKFNVLRPLPTGEEKKLFEVAVLPGYKKGTKVRFVGEGGIVQGYPPNVMADLVFVLDEKPHPRFKRDGADVLTTVQINLKQALLGTTISVLCLDGTTQSLPLTGVSKNGRKLRVSGKGLPNRKTKQNGDMYVTIEVVMPTSLNEATKRLVEKCEF from the coding sequence ATGGGTATTGACTACTACAAGGTGCTCGGTGTGTCGAGGGACGCCTCGCCAAGCGATATTAAGAAGGCGTATCATCAACTTGCGTTGAAGTACCATCCAGACAAAGCCAGTGGGAATCGGGAGGAGGCGGAGCGGCTATTCAAAGAAGTGGCTGAGGCGTATGATGTGTTGAGcgacgaaaagaagaaaaaaatttatgaCTCTTACGGTGAAGAGGGTCTTAAGGGCGGAGTGCCCGATGGCAGTAGTGGCGGCCCTGGAGGTGCTGGATTCCATGGCTTCTCCTCTGGTGGTGGGACGTATAACTTTTCGAATAGGGACGCATTTAAAGTATTTGAGTCTTTTTTCGGGAGCAATGATCCATTTGCTGGAGGTGACATGTTTGGTGGAGGTCCCGGACTACATCGTGTGTTTCGCGGATTTGGCGGACCGCACGGCTTTATGTCGGGTTTTGGCTCTCCGGAGATGTCGCCCGCGCACGAGGTTCCGCCGCTTGAGTACACTTTTTCGTGCACGCTGGAGGAGATTTACTCGGGCTGCACGAAGAAGTTCAACGTTTTGCGACCGCTGCCCACAGGGGAGGAGAAGAAGTTGTTTGAGGTGGCTGTACTTCCAGGATATAAGAAGGGTACAAAGGTGCGTTTCGTTGGCGAGGGTGGCATTGTTCAGGGCTATCCGCCGAATGTCATGGCAGACTTGGTGTTTGTGCTCGATGAAAAGCCGCATCCGCGGTTCAAGCGGGATGGCGCGGACGTTCTCACAACTGTCCAGATTAACTTGAAGCAAGCTTTACTGGGAACGACAATCAGTGTGCTCTGCCTTGATGGGACTACTCAATCGCTTCCGTTGACTGGGGTGAGCAAAAACGGTCGAAAGCTCCGTGTAAGTGGGAAGGGACTCCCCAATCGCAAGACGAAGCAAAATGGTGACATGTATGTTACCATTGAGGTGGTCATGCCTACGTCACTGAATGAGGCTACGAAGCGATTGGTTGAAAAATGTGAATTTTAG